In one Bacillus thuringiensis genomic region, the following are encoded:
- the comGA gene encoding competence type IV pilus ATPase ComGA: protein MNGIEIFANAILKEACRVQASDLHIVPRQKDVAVQLRIGKDLMTRQCIEKEFGEKLVSHFKFLASMDIGEKRKPQNGSLYLQIDGQEVYLRLSTLPTVYQESLVIRLHLQASVQPLSQLSLFPSTAAKLLSFLRYSQGLLVFTGPTGSGKTTTMYALLEVIRKKKTRRIITLEDPVEKRSDDVLQIQINEKAGLTYETGLKAILRHDPDIILVGEIRDEETAKIAIRASLTGHLVMTTLHTNDAKGAIIRFMDYGITRQEIEQSLLAVAAQRLVELKCPFCRGKCSTLCKSMRQVRQASIYELLYGYELKQALKEADGECVTYKHETLESSIRKGYALGFLEEDVYV, encoded by the coding sequence ATGAATGGGATTGAAATTTTTGCGAATGCAATTTTAAAAGAAGCGTGTAGGGTACAAGCGTCAGATTTACATATTGTGCCCCGGCAGAAGGATGTAGCGGTGCAACTACGTATAGGAAAAGATTTAATGACGAGACAGTGTATTGAAAAGGAGTTTGGAGAAAAACTTGTCTCACATTTCAAATTTTTAGCATCTATGGACATAGGAGAGAAACGGAAGCCACAGAATGGTTCGTTGTATTTGCAAATTGATGGACAAGAAGTGTATTTACGCCTTTCAACACTTCCAACAGTATATCAAGAAAGTCTTGTTATTCGCCTCCATTTACAAGCATCTGTTCAGCCCTTATCACAACTTTCGTTATTTCCAAGTACAGCAGCAAAACTACTCTCGTTTTTACGCTATTCACAGGGGCTACTCGTGTTTACTGGACCGACTGGATCTGGGAAGACGACGACAATGTATGCATTATTAGAGGTAATTAGAAAAAAGAAAACACGCCGCATCATTACACTTGAAGATCCGGTTGAAAAAAGAAGTGACGATGTATTACAAATTCAAATAAATGAAAAAGCGGGTCTCACATATGAAACAGGATTAAAGGCTATTTTACGTCATGATCCAGATATTATTTTAGTCGGTGAAATACGTGATGAAGAAACAGCAAAAATAGCTATAAGAGCAAGTTTGACAGGACATTTAGTAATGACAACGCTGCATACGAATGATGCGAAAGGAGCAATCATTCGTTTCATGGATTATGGTATAACGAGGCAAGAGATTGAACAGTCTTTATTGGCTGTGGCTGCACAGCGACTTGTCGAATTGAAGTGTCCGTTTTGCAGAGGAAAGTGCTCAACTTTATGTAAATCAATGAGGCAAGTAAGGCAAGCAAGCATTTATGAGCTACTATATGGATATGAGTTAAAACAAGCGCTTAAAGAAGCAGATGGAGAATGTGTTACTTACAAACATGAGACTTTAGAATCGTCAATACGAAAAGGATATGCTTTAGGTTTTTTAGAAGAAGATGTTTATGTTTAA
- a CDS encoding helix-turn-helix transcriptional regulator, producing the protein MEQALKITGVLADPTRYYIYKYISQKHSYVTVQEIADEFDIHPNVARLHLSKLEDVHMLKSETKKTGKGGRPSRLYVLSEDVIQLQFPFRDYQLLARIAFNSLLSLGAAGEKALYETGKQFGAELMQQHMLRLNVSEDALTVEQKVQIAKEAFSTAGLSPAFELSADGTKIFYDVHNCPFKEVAVHHPTEICNMHGDMMKGIFEILFPNMELTRNDSLLDGCKSCNYKLTI; encoded by the coding sequence ATGGAACAAGCTTTAAAAATTACAGGTGTTTTAGCTGACCCAACTCGTTATTACATTTATAAATATATTTCGCAAAAACATAGTTACGTAACGGTACAAGAAATTGCAGATGAATTCGATATTCATCCAAACGTAGCACGTTTACATTTATCTAAATTAGAAGATGTTCATATGCTTAAATCGGAAACGAAGAAAACTGGAAAAGGCGGAAGACCAAGCAGATTATATGTCTTATCTGAAGATGTTATTCAATTGCAATTTCCATTCCGTGATTATCAATTGTTAGCAAGAATCGCATTCAATTCTTTACTTAGCCTTGGCGCTGCTGGTGAGAAAGCGCTATACGAAACAGGAAAACAATTTGGGGCAGAATTAATGCAACAACATATGCTGCGTTTAAATGTGAGTGAAGATGCTTTAACAGTGGAACAAAAGGTTCAAATTGCAAAAGAAGCTTTCTCAACAGCTGGCTTATCACCTGCATTTGAATTAAGTGCAGATGGAACAAAAATTTTCTATGATGTACACAATTGTCCATTTAAGGAAGTTGCTGTTCATCACCCAACTGAAATTTGTAACATGCACGGAGATATGATGAAAGGAATTTTTGAAATCCTATTCCCTAACATGGAATTAACTCGAAATGATAGTCTATTAGATGGATGTAAATCTTGTAATTATAAACTAACAATTTAA
- a CDS encoding DUF2626 domain-containing protein: protein MERMFRVLGFWTGIFSVMFYVGDMQQAALLFLGQTGFFVLLSYLKLTERMYIYVFGAYLTVFFIGFTYYTTFLLVPGAGH, encoded by the coding sequence ATGGAGCGCATGTTTCGCGTTCTCGGCTTTTGGACTGGAATTTTCTCGGTTATGTTTTACGTAGGGGATATGCAACAGGCCGCACTACTATTTTTAGGACAAACAGGATTCTTCGTACTTTTAAGCTATTTAAAATTAACAGAGCGTATGTATATATACGTATTCGGGGCATATCTAACTGTTTTCTTCATAGGATTTACATACTACACGACATTCTTACTTGTGCCTGGAGCTGGACATTAA
- a CDS encoding L-cystine transporter yields MNTLLVGINVAVMLILVGVLYYMQRKHVSFNKRVFTALGVGILFGLILQFIYEPTSKVIIESNTWFGLIGNGYVKLLQMIVMPLILVSIISAFTKLQLTKNLGKISGLIIGILILTTGIAAAVGIAASAGFDVSATGLQQGDAESARLKLVEERFTSIEKTTIPDKLLELLPTNPFLDLTGARPTSTISVVIFAAFIGIAFIGVKRKYPEQAELFKNMLDAVYAIVMRMVTLILRLTPYGVLALMAKTVAGSDINAILKLGNFVLASYVALIVMFIIHLLLIALSGLNPIQYLKKVFPVLTFAFTSRSSAGAMPLNIEAQKEKLGISEGIANFAASFGVSIGQNGCAGIYPAMLAMMVAPTVGIDPLQPQFILTLIAVVAISSFGVAGVGGGATFAALIVLSTMNLPIGIVALVISVEPLIDMGRTALNVSGSMTAGLISSKWLGELDQDTYNQDDTKTGEIAS; encoded by the coding sequence ATGAATACACTGCTTGTCGGAATTAACGTTGCAGTCATGCTCATCTTAGTTGGCGTATTATATTATATGCAACGTAAGCATGTATCTTTTAATAAACGTGTATTTACCGCTTTAGGAGTCGGTATTTTATTCGGTCTTATATTACAATTTATTTATGAGCCAACTTCTAAAGTAATTATTGAATCAAATACTTGGTTTGGCTTAATCGGTAACGGTTATGTAAAATTACTTCAAATGATCGTTATGCCACTTATTTTAGTATCTATTATTTCAGCATTTACAAAATTACAGTTAACGAAAAATCTTGGTAAAATTAGTGGCCTTATTATCGGTATTTTAATTCTTACTACAGGAATCGCTGCAGCTGTCGGTATCGCTGCAAGTGCAGGATTTGATGTATCTGCAACAGGCCTACAACAAGGTGATGCAGAATCTGCTCGTCTGAAACTAGTTGAAGAAAGATTTACTTCTATTGAAAAGACAACAATTCCAGATAAATTATTAGAGCTATTACCTACAAATCCGTTTCTTGATTTAACAGGCGCTCGTCCAACATCAACAATTTCTGTCGTAATATTTGCAGCCTTTATCGGCATTGCCTTTATAGGTGTAAAACGAAAATATCCAGAACAAGCAGAGCTATTTAAGAATATGCTTGATGCTGTATATGCAATCGTAATGCGTATGGTAACATTAATTTTACGCCTTACTCCATACGGCGTATTAGCTCTTATGGCAAAAACAGTTGCTGGTAGCGATATAAATGCTATTTTAAAACTTGGTAACTTCGTGTTAGCCTCTTACGTAGCACTTATCGTAATGTTTATCATTCACTTATTATTAATTGCATTGTCTGGTTTAAATCCAATTCAATATTTGAAAAAAGTGTTCCCTGTACTAACTTTTGCATTCACATCTCGCTCTAGTGCTGGTGCGATGCCATTAAATATTGAAGCTCAAAAAGAAAAGCTTGGTATTTCCGAAGGAATTGCAAACTTCGCAGCTTCATTTGGGGTATCTATCGGACAAAACGGTTGCGCAGGTATTTATCCAGCAATGCTTGCAATGATGGTCGCTCCAACTGTAGGAATTGATCCATTACAACCACAATTTATTTTAACTTTAATCGCTGTTGTTGCTATTAGCTCATTCGGTGTTGCCGGAGTTGGTGGCGGCGCAACATTCGCAGCTTTAATCGTACTATCTACGATGAACTTACCAATCGGTATTGTTGCTCTAGTTATCTCGGTTGAGCCATTAATCGATATGGGGCGTACAGCTCTTAACGTAAGTGGTTCTATGACAGCAGGTCTTATTTCAAGTAAATGGCTTGGTGAATTAGATCAAGATACGTACAATCAAGATGATACAAAAACTGGTGAAATTGCTTCATAA
- a CDS encoding DUF3912 family protein, with the protein MNFDIVGQKAYIKDGPHRNRIGIVKKNKTKLASQFAIVIGEQIIDVELKDIVLVGVDVGQFHKWCEQNGYL; encoded by the coding sequence TTGAACTTTGATATTGTAGGACAAAAAGCATATATAAAAGATGGACCGCATCGGAACCGAATTGGAATTGTAAAGAAAAACAAGACAAAATTAGCATCGCAGTTTGCTATTGTAATTGGAGAACAAATCATTGATGTAGAGCTAAAGGATATCGTGTTAGTTGGAGTAGACGTAGGACAATTTCATAAATGGTGCGAACAAAATGGTTATTTGTGA
- a CDS encoding nucleoside 2-deoxyribosyltransferase, with protein MNFYIASGFQNKHLVRSVANELKHAGWHHTYDWTKNERVANEEQLREIGQAEQNAVKKADVFLLILDGGNGSHTEFGMAIALEKTIYVYQAENPLQTTFYHLPEINIFEGDVAEFASYVINHMK; from the coding sequence ATGAATTTTTATATCGCCTCAGGTTTCCAAAATAAACATCTTGTACGTTCCGTAGCAAATGAACTGAAACATGCAGGATGGCACCATACATATGATTGGACAAAAAACGAAAGAGTAGCGAATGAAGAACAATTAAGAGAAATTGGTCAGGCAGAACAAAACGCTGTAAAAAAAGCGGATGTATTTTTACTTATATTAGATGGCGGAAACGGGAGCCATACAGAGTTTGGAATGGCGATTGCACTAGAGAAAACGATATATGTATATCAGGCAGAAAACCCGCTCCAAACAACGTTCTATCACTTGCCGGAAATAAATATTTTTGAAGGAGATGTAGCTGAGTTTGCATCTTATGTTATCAATCATATGAAATAA
- a CDS encoding DUF3966 domain-containing protein, with amino-acid sequence MKRENTNGLGVTVLELSLYENTALIICFVLYVGSVIVYISRKFSQERELEKSEITAELEMLADESYKKQKIKEDHEASHHLNANKF; translated from the coding sequence ATGAAGCGTGAAAATACGAATGGATTAGGAGTGACTGTGTTGGAGCTAAGTCTCTATGAAAATACTGCACTTATTATATGCTTTGTGTTGTACGTTGGTAGTGTTATTGTTTATATTTCAAGGAAATTTTCGCAAGAAAGAGAGCTTGAAAAGTCAGAGATAACAGCTGAACTAGAAATGTTAGCTGATGAAAGTTATAAAAAACAAAAAATAAAAGAAGACCATGAAGCATCCCATCATTTAAACGCAAATAAGTTTTAA
- the murG gene encoding undecaprenyldiphospho-muramoylpentapeptide beta-N-acetylglucosaminyltransferase, translating into MKKIVFTGGGSAGHVTPNLAIIPYLQEDNWDISYIGSHQGIEKTIIEKEGIPYYSISSGKLRRYFDLKNIKDPFLVMKGVMDAYVRIRKLKPDVIFSKGGFVSVPVVIGGWLNRVPVLLHESDMTPGLANKIALRFASKIFVTFEEAAKHLPKEKVIYTGSPVREEVLKGNREKGLAFLGFSRKKPVITIMGGSLGAKKINDTAREALPELLNKYQIVHLCGKGNLDESLQNKDGYRQFEYVHGELPDILAVTDFVISRAGSNAIFEFLTLQKPMVLIPLSKFASRGDQILNAESFERKGYASVLYEEDVTVKSLIKYVEELNQNNEKYKTALKKYNGKEAIKTIIQNISEA; encoded by the coding sequence ATGAAGAAAATAGTCTTTACAGGTGGCGGTTCGGCAGGACATGTAACACCTAATTTAGCCATTATCCCATATTTACAGGAAGACAACTGGGATATCTCTTATATTGGTTCTCATCAAGGTATTGAGAAAACGATTATAGAAAAGGAAGGCATTCCCTACTATAGTATTTCGAGTGGAAAGCTACGTCGTTATTTTGATTTGAAAAATATAAAAGATCCTTTTCTTGTAATGAAGGGTGTTATGGATGCGTATGTAAGGATTCGAAAACTAAAACCAGATGTGATTTTTTCAAAAGGCGGTTTCGTATCTGTACCAGTCGTAATTGGAGGATGGCTAAATAGAGTACCAGTTTTATTACATGAATCTGATATGACGCCAGGACTAGCAAATAAAATTGCGCTTCGTTTTGCTTCGAAAATATTTGTTACATTTGAAGAAGCAGCGAAACATTTACCGAAAGAAAAAGTAATATATACGGGATCTCCTGTACGTGAAGAAGTGCTGAAGGGAAATCGTGAAAAAGGTTTAGCATTTTTAGGTTTTTCACGTAAAAAGCCAGTTATTACGATTATGGGGGGCAGCTTGGGCGCGAAAAAAATTAATGATACGGCTCGAGAAGCATTACCAGAACTTCTTAACAAGTATCAAATTGTTCACCTTTGCGGAAAAGGTAACCTTGACGAAAGTTTACAAAATAAAGATGGATATAGACAATTTGAATATGTACATGGAGAACTGCCAGATATATTAGCGGTAACAGATTTTGTTATTTCACGCGCGGGCTCCAACGCAATTTTTGAATTTTTAACATTACAAAAGCCGATGGTTTTAATTCCATTATCGAAATTTGCAAGCCGTGGAGATCAAATATTAAATGCAGAGTCCTTTGAAAGGAAAGGGTATGCCTCCGTATTATATGAAGAAGATGTAACTGTAAAATCTCTTATAAAGTATGTCGAAGAATTGAATCAAAATAATGAGAAGTATAAAACAGCACTAAAAAAATATAATGGAAAAGAAGCAATTAAAACAATCATTCAAAATATTTCAGAGGCATGA
- the metH gene encoding methionine synthase: MKCIEEKLKNSILILDGAMGTMIQQEDLTAEDFGGEEYEGCNEYLVETRPDVILKIHKTYIEAGADIIETNTFGATNIVLSDYELSHLDEELNEKAALLAKQAVKESGKEVYVAGAMGPTTKAISVTGGVTFEELIEAYTRQARGLLKGEVDVLLVETSQDMRNVKAAYIGIQAAFEELKKTVPIMISGTIEPMGTTLAGQTIEAFYLSVEHMKPLSVGLNCATGPEFMRDHIRSLSDLSECYISCYPNAGLPDEDGHYHESPSSLAEKVKRFAEEGWVNIIGGCCGTTPEHIKAMKSALAPLKPRDHHEREGHGVSGLEALQYDESMRPLFVGERTNVIGSRKFKRLVAEGKFEEAAEVARAQVKKNAHIIDICMADPDRDEIEDMENFLAEVTKVLKVPIMIDSTDENVMERALTYIQGKAVINSINLEDGEERFKKVTPLLQKYGAAIVVGTIDEDGMAVSAERKIEIAKRSYELLTKKYGIRPSDIIFDALVFPVGTGDEEYIGSAAATIEGIRLIKEALPECLTILGVSNISFGLPPAGREVLNSVFLYHATKAGLDYAIVNTEKLERYASIPEEEKRLADALLFETTKETLEEFTNFYRVAKKKDVVVQETLTLDERLANYIVEGTKQGLHEDLSLALEEGRKPLDIINGPLMTGMDEVGRLFNNNELIVAEVLQSAESMKAAVSYLEPHMESSDSAKKGKVLLATVKGDVHDIGKNLVEIILANNGYEIINLGINVRSDRIVQEVQEKKPDIIGLSGLLVKSAQQMVTTAEDLKAANIDVPIVVGGAALTRKFTDNRISPSYKGLVCYASDAMTGLDIINKLQKEEEREKMKQDKKERHLHIVKKEEKKVEIPAVIELLPKAEVIVPDSTKRIVLRDIPALHLAPFLNRQMLLGHHLGLKGNVKKLLKEGDKRAHELNDLIDELLQEGQSWLKPKAVYQFFPAQSDGQNIVIYDPEDHTRVIERFTFPRQGKAPYRTLSDYLRPIGDEMDYVAFLSVTVGEGVRDIAEEWKGKGDYLRSHAIQSLALELAEGLAEKTHMLIRDRWGIPDSPELTMEERFRTKYRGIRVSFGYPACPELADQEKLFRLIHPEEIGISLTEGFMMEPEASVTAMVFSHPEARYFSVL, encoded by the coding sequence ATGAAGTGTATAGAAGAAAAATTAAAAAATAGCATTTTAATATTAGATGGTGCAATGGGGACAATGATTCAGCAAGAGGATTTAACTGCTGAAGATTTCGGAGGGGAAGAGTACGAGGGCTGTAATGAATATTTAGTAGAAACAAGACCAGACGTTATTTTAAAGATTCATAAAACTTATATTGAAGCTGGAGCGGATATTATTGAAACAAATACATTTGGGGCAACGAATATTGTACTAAGTGATTATGAGCTGTCTCATTTAGATGAAGAACTAAATGAAAAGGCAGCACTTTTGGCGAAGCAAGCTGTTAAAGAAAGCGGGAAGGAAGTATATGTTGCGGGAGCGATGGGACCAACAACGAAAGCAATTAGTGTTACTGGTGGTGTGACTTTTGAAGAATTGATTGAGGCTTATACAAGGCAAGCACGAGGATTATTAAAAGGAGAAGTTGATGTATTACTCGTTGAGACGAGTCAAGATATGCGTAACGTGAAAGCAGCTTATATTGGAATTCAAGCTGCATTTGAAGAACTGAAAAAAACGGTTCCTATTATGATTTCAGGAACGATTGAGCCAATGGGAACGACTCTGGCTGGGCAAACAATTGAAGCTTTTTATTTATCAGTAGAACATATGAAACCATTATCTGTTGGGTTAAACTGTGCGACTGGTCCGGAGTTTATGAGGGACCATATTCGTTCACTATCTGATTTATCGGAGTGTTACATTTCTTGTTATCCAAATGCAGGTCTTCCTGATGAAGATGGACATTACCATGAATCTCCATCTTCTCTTGCTGAAAAGGTGAAGCGATTTGCTGAAGAAGGATGGGTTAATATTATTGGTGGTTGTTGTGGCACGACACCAGAACATATAAAAGCAATGAAATCCGCGCTAGCACCTCTTAAGCCTCGTGACCATCATGAGAGAGAAGGGCATGGAGTTAGTGGATTAGAAGCACTGCAATATGATGAGTCTATGAGACCGTTATTTGTGGGTGAAAGAACGAATGTTATTGGGTCACGTAAATTTAAACGATTAGTAGCAGAAGGGAAATTTGAAGAGGCTGCTGAAGTGGCAAGAGCGCAAGTGAAGAAAAATGCTCATATTATTGACATTTGTATGGCAGATCCTGATCGCGATGAAATAGAAGATATGGAAAACTTCTTAGCAGAAGTTACGAAAGTTTTAAAAGTACCGATTATGATTGATTCAACAGATGAAAATGTGATGGAGCGAGCTCTTACTTATATTCAAGGAAAAGCTGTTATTAATTCAATTAATTTAGAAGATGGAGAAGAACGATTTAAAAAAGTGACACCGCTTCTTCAGAAGTATGGTGCCGCTATAGTTGTAGGAACAATTGATGAAGACGGTATGGCGGTTAGTGCGGAACGAAAGATAGAAATTGCGAAAAGAAGCTATGAATTACTTACAAAGAAGTATGGGATACGCCCGTCAGATATTATTTTTGATGCACTTGTGTTTCCAGTAGGGACAGGTGATGAAGAATATATTGGTTCAGCGGCAGCGACTATAGAAGGAATTCGCCTTATTAAAGAAGCGTTACCAGAGTGTTTAACGATTTTAGGTGTAAGTAACATATCATTTGGTTTACCACCGGCTGGACGTGAAGTATTAAATTCAGTTTTTTTATACCATGCTACGAAAGCAGGATTAGATTACGCGATTGTGAATACGGAAAAATTAGAACGCTATGCGTCGATTCCAGAGGAAGAAAAACGACTTGCAGATGCATTACTGTTTGAAACGACGAAAGAGACATTGGAAGAATTTACAAATTTTTACCGAGTTGCTAAAAAGAAAGATGTCGTTGTGCAAGAAACGTTAACGCTTGATGAAAGACTAGCAAATTATATTGTAGAAGGTACGAAACAAGGATTACACGAGGATTTAAGTCTTGCACTTGAAGAAGGAAGAAAACCTCTTGATATTATTAACGGTCCGCTTATGACAGGGATGGACGAGGTAGGACGACTATTTAATAATAATGAACTTATTGTTGCTGAAGTATTGCAAAGTGCCGAAAGTATGAAAGCCGCTGTAAGCTATTTAGAGCCACATATGGAATCTAGTGATAGTGCGAAAAAAGGGAAAGTGTTATTAGCAACTGTAAAAGGTGACGTGCATGATATTGGGAAAAATCTCGTTGAAATTATTTTAGCGAATAACGGATATGAGATTATTAATTTAGGAATTAATGTACGTTCGGATCGAATTGTTCAAGAAGTACAAGAAAAGAAGCCAGACATTATAGGTCTTTCAGGTTTATTAGTAAAATCAGCGCAACAAATGGTAACGACTGCTGAAGATTTAAAAGCAGCAAATATTGATGTGCCCATTGTTGTAGGTGGTGCAGCGTTAACGAGAAAGTTTACAGATAATCGGATTTCACCATCATATAAAGGGCTCGTTTGTTATGCGAGTGATGCGATGACGGGGCTCGATATTATTAATAAGCTTCAAAAAGAAGAAGAGCGTGAGAAGATGAAACAGGATAAAAAAGAACGTCATCTTCATATCGTAAAAAAAGAGGAGAAGAAAGTAGAAATTCCAGCAGTAATTGAGCTATTACCGAAGGCTGAAGTTATCGTGCCTGATTCAACAAAACGAATTGTATTACGCGATATTCCGGCCCTTCATCTCGCCCCATTTTTAAATAGACAAATGCTACTTGGGCATCACCTTGGATTAAAAGGAAATGTGAAGAAGCTTTTGAAAGAGGGAGATAAGAGAGCGCATGAATTAAATGATTTAATAGATGAATTATTGCAGGAAGGACAATCTTGGTTAAAGCCGAAAGCAGTGTATCAATTTTTCCCAGCGCAAAGCGACGGACAAAACATTGTAATATATGATCCAGAAGATCATACGCGTGTTATAGAGCGTTTCACATTCCCTAGACAAGGAAAGGCCCCCTATCGTACTTTAAGTGATTATTTGCGCCCAATTGGAGATGAGATGGACTATGTTGCTTTCTTATCTGTTACGGTTGGGGAAGGAGTTCGGGACATTGCTGAAGAGTGGAAGGGGAAAGGTGATTACTTACGTAGTCATGCCATTCAATCGTTAGCGCTTGAATTAGCAGAAGGACTTGCTGAAAAAACACATATGCTCATTCGTGATCGCTGGGGCATTCCGGACTCACCTGAACTGACGATGGAAGAACGTTTCCGTACGAAATATAGAGGAATACGTGTGTCATTTGGTTATCCAGCGTGTCCAGAACTTGCAGATCAAGAAAAGCTATTTCGCTTAATTCATCCAGAGGAAATAGGTATTTCATTAACAGAAGGATTCATGATGGAGCCAGAAGCATCCGTAACGGCTATGGTATTTTCTCATCCTGAGGCAAGATATTTTAGTGTATTATAG
- a CDS encoding bifunctional homocysteine S-methyltransferase/methylenetetrahydrofolate reductase — protein MKLLDLLSKGIVIGDGAVGTLLHSHGLQSSFEELNVSDPDLIISIHKQYVAAGADVIQTNTYGANEAKLRMYGLENQVTEINRAAVKLAKASVADKNAILGTIGGMKHIGAVTTTDMEREFMLLEQAEALLEEQVDGLLLETFYDEFELLHAVKVLRKQTNIPIVAQLALHEAGTTQNGNDVNEILKQLIDYGANVVGLNCQLGPLHMTEAFKMISIPQNGYLSAYPNAGLPNYVEGRYVYEGSPAYFEAMTPRFIEQGIRLLGGCCGTTPEHIQSMKRAVANITPVIEKDTIQRPKVVHTHEKRSKAHVTLAEKAKKQTTVVVELDPPKTLDTQRFFEGARALKRAGADAITLADNSLASPRVSNMAMGALLTKHDIPVLTHLTCRDHNVIGLQSHLLGLSALGMEEVLALTGDPARVGDFPGATSVYDLSSIELIKMIKEMNGGRSILGKSIGPATRFSVGGAFNPHVRHLKAAVKRMERKIDAGAEYFLTQPIYDIKLIEEVYEATKHLEQPIFIGIMPLVSKRNADFLHFEVPGITLPEEIRERMDGHETKEAAIEEGIRISQELIDAAMKYFNGIYLITPFLKYEITEHLVKYVREKQEVKEGIN, from the coding sequence GTGAAATTACTAGATTTATTATCAAAAGGAATTGTAATAGGTGATGGTGCGGTTGGGACGTTATTGCATTCACATGGTTTGCAAAGTAGTTTTGAAGAATTGAATGTATCTGATCCAGACTTAATTATATCAATTCATAAACAATATGTAGCTGCTGGAGCAGATGTAATTCAAACGAATACGTATGGAGCAAATGAGGCGAAATTACGTATGTATGGTTTAGAAAATCAAGTTACAGAAATTAATAGAGCGGCAGTAAAACTGGCGAAAGCATCTGTGGCAGATAAAAATGCAATTTTAGGAACAATCGGTGGTATGAAACATATCGGAGCTGTTACAACGACTGATATGGAAAGAGAGTTTATGTTACTTGAACAGGCGGAGGCTTTACTAGAAGAACAGGTTGATGGATTACTATTAGAAACTTTTTACGATGAATTTGAATTACTTCATGCCGTTAAAGTATTGCGTAAGCAAACGAATATTCCAATTGTTGCTCAATTAGCGTTACATGAAGCAGGTACGACTCAAAATGGAAATGATGTCAATGAAATATTAAAGCAACTTATAGATTACGGTGCAAATGTTGTTGGATTGAATTGTCAACTAGGGCCGCTTCATATGACGGAAGCTTTCAAAATGATATCGATTCCGCAAAATGGCTATTTATCAGCATACCCAAATGCAGGTCTCCCGAATTATGTGGAGGGACGTTACGTATATGAGGGAAGCCCAGCTTATTTCGAAGCGATGACACCGAGATTTATTGAGCAAGGTATTCGGTTATTGGGTGGTTGTTGTGGTACGACTCCAGAACATATTCAAAGTATGAAGCGCGCTGTTGCGAATATTACCCCTGTAATAGAAAAAGACACGATTCAAAGGCCGAAAGTCGTTCATACGCATGAGAAACGCTCGAAGGCTCACGTCACTCTAGCAGAGAAAGCGAAAAAACAAACGACAGTTGTAGTGGAATTAGATCCACCGAAAACGTTAGATACACAGCGTTTTTTTGAAGGAGCAAGAGCGTTAAAAAGAGCGGGAGCAGATGCTATTACTCTAGCAGATAATTCATTAGCATCACCTCGTGTTTCTAATATGGCAATGGGTGCGTTATTAACGAAGCATGATATCCCGGTATTGACGCATTTAACGTGTAGAGATCATAACGTCATTGGACTACAATCTCATTTGTTAGGTTTATCGGCGTTAGGGATGGAAGAAGTGTTAGCTTTAACTGGTGATCCAGCGCGCGTTGGTGATTTTCCCGGTGCCACTTCTGTATATGATTTATCCTCTATTGAGCTTATTAAAATGATTAAAGAAATGAACGGTGGACGTTCAATTTTAGGGAAATCAATTGGACCGGCGACAAGGTTTTCTGTAGGCGGCGCATTTAATCCTCATGTAAGGCACTTAAAAGCAGCGGTTAAGCGGATGGAACGAAAAATAGATGCTGGAGCGGAGTATTTTTTAACTCAGCCAATTTATGATATCAAGTTAATTGAAGAAGTGTATGAAGCGACAAAGCATTTGGAACAACCTATTTTTATTGGAATTATGCCGTTAGTAAGTAAGCGGAATGCAGATTTTCTTCATTTTGAGGTGCCGGGTATTACTCTTCCTGAAGAAATAAGAGAGAGAATGGATGGACATGAAACGAAAGAGGCAGCAATTGAGGAAGGGATTCGCATTTCACAAGAATTGATTGACGCAGCGATGAAATATTTTAATGGTATTTATCTTATTACACCATTTTTAAAGTATGAAATTACAGAACATCTTGTTAAATATGTAAGAGAAAAGCAAGAAGTGAAAGAAGGTATTAATTGA